One Osmerus eperlanus chromosome 2, fOsmEpe2.1, whole genome shotgun sequence genomic window, ATATGAAGTCAGTGCCAGAGCTCATCAGTCTGGTGCTAATCTTAAATACTAACCTCTAGAAACTGTAGAGACCTTTTTCTCACACTTAATGCACCATATATCTGTTCTTATCACAAATAAAGGTAATATCGTCCAACCCTGATTGTTGGTCCATCCCTAATTTAACAAGGCAGTGGTCACTGAGAATGTCTTATTTTCTGACTGATCTATCCAGTCAGTGAGAACTAGTCCCCTAGTCCAATCACATtaacccccttctcctctccacttctccccctccatctccaggcctcccagcagccctcaggCATCGGAGGCGTGGCCGTAGGCGGAGCAGCGGGCGCGGCCGGGGCCCAGGCTGGCCTTGGCGCCGTCGGAACGGGCCCGGGGGCGGCGCCCCCCACGGCCGACCCGGAGAAGCGCAAGCTGATCCAGCAGCAGCTGGTGCTGCTCCTCCACGCCCACAAGTGCCAGCGGCGGGAGCAGGCCAACGGGGAGGTGCGCCAGTGCAACCTGCCCCACTGTCGCACCATGAAGAACGTCCTCAACCACATGACCCACTGCCAGGCCGGCAAGTCCTGCCAGGGTGAGTCGGGCCACTCTTGACAGTCCTGTTTGTCCTAACACTGGCTAAGTGAGGTCAGGGTCAGTCATTAAGACCTGTGGTCACTAAGGCAGCTGCTGATTACGTTTGAAACAGAGGGCTAtggctctctctccatttctggaGACGGTGTTGTGTCTGCCCTGAGTCCTACTGTTGGGTGGACCTTCCTAGTGCCACTATCAGCTCTCCCCAGGGACACCTTGTCTTTAtactcaaactctctctctctctctctctctctctctctctctctctctctctctctctctctctctctctctctctctctctctctctctctctctctctctctctgtctctctgtctctctgtctctctgtctctctgtctctctctctctgtctgttctttTCCTTGTCAGTGGCGCACTGTGCCTCATCCAGACAGATCATCTCCCATTGGAAGAACTGCACGCGACACGACTGTCCTGTCTGCCTTCCGCTAAAGAACGCTGGAGACAAGCGGAACCAGCAGTGTGAGTgtacagacgtgtgtgtgtgtgtgtgtgtgggtaggtgcaCGCCTGTGTGGTCCCAGACCTTACTATTTGTTGATATGCCTTCACATGTCTCATAGTGGTCGTCTGTTTCCACAGCCCTCCTAAGTAGTGCAGGGGTAAGCCTGGGCTCCCTCGGAACCGTACCTGGGGGCCAGCCCAGCACCCCCAACTTGAACCCCCCCAGCCAGATCGACCCCAGTTCCATCAAGCGGGCCTACGCAGCCCTGGGCCTCACCTACCAGGGCAACCAGATGCCTCAGCAGCCCCCCCAGGGCAACATGGCCAACCAGGGCCTGCCTGGCCAGCCTGGCATGAGGTCCCTCAACACCATGGGTGAGTTGGCAGAAGGGAGAGCCTCGACACTTGCACGCTCAGCGCAAATGTGCTGGCTGTTGCAAAAGGCTCTGAGTCACTGATTACCACACAGGAGTAATTCAATCTTGTTTTGAATTAGGAGAGCTTGTCACAGCTTTGCTTTAGAGTGGTATGTTGTTGTCAGGTATCAAGAGTTTGACATAATCACTCTTGCCTATATGTTTTGGATCACCCACGTGATTGGTTGTTTTCGGGACCAAATGTGATGGAAGACCTATTTCATATGTAGTTTGTTTGAGTACATTTCAGTCATGTAgtgaatagttttattttagcATGATTTAAATGTGCATGCTATTTTGTATAACTAGTTCTCCACAGAAGTGGAAGCCAGCAGGAGCTGTGTTGTGACCGCTGTgggtctgctctgtgtgtgtttgtccaccaGGAGGGAACCCCATGGGAGTGAATGGTGGGGTGCAGCAGCCCAACCAACAGTCCAACCTGCTCCCAGACGCCATGCTGCACAACAGCATGAACGcacagaggtcacacacacacacacacacacataccctcctctcccttgaaTCGGCTAGTCATCATCTCTGTTATCTATCTTGGCTTTGGGCTCGCACCATAACTCACGTTCTCTCTTTTCTGCTTTTCTCCCTCGCCACCCTCCTCTGTTTTCCTTCTctacccctgtctctctccccctccctccctctctctcccttctccctcccttcagttTGATGAATGACAGTGGGGTGGGCAGTCTGGGCTCCATGCCCACGGCAACCCCTCCTTCAGCAGCGGGCATGAGGAAGTCCTGGCATGAGGACATCACCCAGGACCTGCGCAACCACCTCGTCCATAAGCTGTGAGTCCGCCCTCACTGCACCAGACACGCACCGTTTctgaatgaaaaaacacacgcgcacagtcTGCACAAACGTGAACGGTGAACACGTCAACCAACAGCACCCAAAGAGATTTTGAATCAAAGTGCGCATTTCTATAGCAGTGTTGACCTACAGCGCTGCTGTCTGCGAGTTGCCTCACAGCCAGAATACATCAAAGATgtagaaaaatacagtaaaagcGTTGTGAACATAACTCTTATTGTCAGACTGGCAAGACACACCGCTCGTGCACCACTGAGGTAATTAACCTGGCCTCGCTCCCTGACCAGGCAGTGTTGGAGGTGTGGTCAGGTGAGGACACCCGTGTCCACTTGGCTTatatgtgtctctctgtgtttgtgcgtgtgttgggtGAGCAGTGTGCAGGCCATCTTCCCCACCCCGGACCCGGCTGCGCTGAAGGACCGGCGCATGGAGAACCTGGTGGCCTACgccaggaaggtggagggggacatGTACGAGTCAGCCAACAGCAGGGTAGGAATACTattaccacacatacacacatgcattcaatcACATGTACAAGTTGGCCTACAGCAGGGTAAGaacacatgtacgcacacactcgggcgcacacactcagacacacacagacacactcaatcACATGAATGAGTCTTGGTGTTGCACAGACAGGTAGAGTGATAATATTAGAGAGGGGAAATACTCCCTAATGCATACCTCCTCTCTCGGTCCCAGGATGAGTACTACCACCTGTTAGCCAAGGAGATCTATAAGATCCAgaatgagctggaggagaagaggaagactcggctgcagaagcaggACATGAGTTGATCAGACGCCACTTATATGTTTGATAATTTCCTGATAATTATCCATTAGTGTTTTTTCTGCACAAATCAATCATTCATTTGAACACTATTCTCATCCCTCATATTGTTCATATGACTCATCATGGACATGCTCTCAGTTTGGAACAAATTATTTGTGATGCACTTGTTTTTTGTCAACGGGAGTTCTCCACATAACATTACTGACGCTGAGCATATTTCCAAGGCCGGGCTTGGGCCGGGTCTGTCGTACTGTTAGAAATGTGACTCTTGTTCTGACTCTTGCACTGAAATGTTTTCTGAATAGTTTTGTACTGTTTCCCAATCACTGACCCACAAGACACATCAAAAAAGAATTCCATAGAATTGCAGTTGCCAGTTTaagcattcatttatttatgtagTATTGATTTGAGACTTGATGCACTAATCAGTTAATTTGATATATTTTAGGATTTCCAGGTGTGATTGGCTACATAGATGGCACTTAAATTCCTATCACAGCTCCATCAGTAAATTAAGGAGATTATGTGAATAGGAAGTGTTGGGATGATGTCATGATGGCTGGAAAGATGGACAACATTTTAAAAGGGTTGACTTGGTTTATTAGAGTGAGCTTGGATCATTTAAACCAGTCCAGGCAAAGTGGTCACATGAGTGAGGCCATGAGTTACAGAAGGCCTTATATACAATGCAGTATAGTGGGTCAAATATAGTTTCCATATACATTTTCCTTACAGGGCACAGCATGTGGTCCGCATATTTGTATTCTTGACAGGTCATACCTGACAGAACTCATCAGTGTGTTGCCCAATACTCTCTACTCTCTGGCTCCTGCCTGTCTCTAGCAAGAGGCCCTGACCAGTAAATGTAGCACCTAAATAGTAGCATTAGCATTCTAAATGAAAGATACTTCACAATACAGCAACTGCAGCTTCATACTCCAACCCACATCATCAGCAACGTGGAAGTGTCCTGGGTCTGTGAATGATTCGCAAATATTTTGTGAGTGTACACTGACCGCTAGATTTGCTCTTGGTGaatttctatatatatatcctatTATAATGTATATTTTGTTTCCTCCTATTGCAACTGAAAATGCAAACTGTATCCTCGTATTATCATGGGAGATTTTGATGGTTACCTGCTTGGTGACAGAGGGTACTGTGGAGGATTTCCTGTGTACTTACATTATTCaccaatcaatagaactagttattggatactagttaataTGTTTGCTACTAACAagtgtagattgtgtctatgtgccaGGCTGAATAGATGTTCggcgtcaggagaaagtactgggtaaacgtccctt contains:
- the LOC134035080 gene encoding histone acetyltransferase p300-like, which codes for MKNVLNHMTHCQAGKSCQVAHCASSRQIISHWKNCTRHDCPVCLPLKNAGDKRNQQSLLSSAGVSLGSLGTVPGGQPSTPNLNPPSQIDPSSIKRAYAALGLTYQGNQMPQQPPQGNMANQGLPGQPGMRSLNTMGGNPMGVNGGVQQPNQQSNLLPDAMLHNSMNAQSLMNDSGVGSLGSMPTATPPSAAGMRKSWHEDITQDLRNHLVHKLVQAIFPTPDPAALKDRRMENLVAYARKVEGDMYESANSRDEYYHLLAKEIYKIQNELEEKRKTRLQKQDMS